Proteins encoded within one genomic window of Hermetia illucens chromosome 2, iHerIll2.2.curated.20191125, whole genome shotgun sequence:
- the LOC119649031 gene encoding uncharacterized protein LOC119649031, with protein MFKFVAIVLMALIAFVAAKPAVLAPLAYSAPLVAAPASAVVSQEYHGNGFVSPYVSAYSAPFVAAPAAYSAPLLL; from the coding sequence ATGTTCAAGTTCGTCGCTATCGTCCTCATGGCCCTCATTGCCTTCGTCGCTGCCAAGCCTGCAGTTCTAGCTCCACTTGCCTACAGCGCTCCTTTGGTCGCAGCTCCAGCTTCAGCTGTTGTATCCCAGGAATACCACGGAAACGGATTTGTCTCGCCATACGTAAGTGCTTATTCAGCACCGTTTGTTGCTGCCCCAGCTGCCTATTCTGCTCCTCTTCTATTGTAA